The following are encoded in a window of Cucurbita pepo subsp. pepo cultivar mu-cu-16 chromosome LG12, ASM280686v2, whole genome shotgun sequence genomic DNA:
- the LOC111807583 gene encoding uncharacterized protein LOC111807583 — translation MAVPVAKAASLAHIARESSDIHRLSEFYKEMFGFEEIESPNFGELKVIWLNLPSAFQLHLIERDPKSKLPEGPWSATSPVVDPSHLPRGHHICFSVSSSNFDSVVHSLKEKGIQTFEKTLPNGKVKQVFFFDPDGNGLEIASRED, via the exons ATGGCGGTTCCAGTAGCAAAAGCAGCGTCGCTCGCCCACATAGCTAGAGAATCTTCGGATATCCATCGCCTTTCTGAATTCTACAAAGAG ATGTTTGGATTCGAGGAAATTGAGAGTCCAAATTTTGGAGAACTCAAGGTTATTTGGCTGAACCTTCCTTCTGCCTTTCAACTTCACCTCATCGAGAGAGACCCTAAATCCAAGCTTCCTGAAGGTCCATGGAGCGCCACGTCACCCGTTGTCGATCCTAGCCATCTTCCACGAGGTCACCACATCTGCTTCTCTGTTTCCAGTTCCAATTTCGACTCTGTCGTTCATTCTCTCAAG GAAAAGGGCATACAGACATTTGAGAAAACCCTACCAAATGGGAAGGTAAAGCAAGTCTTCTTCTTTGATCCAGATG GTAATGGATTGGAGATTGCAAGTCGGGAAGATTGA
- the LOC111807581 gene encoding transcription repressor OFP12-like, with product MSNRFLKHFHFSKLKFSPPAAVAHSPSSDCYFTSNPISLTPSSLADDGFFSTSSDADDSISDDLATLLASRRFFFSSPGRSNSICDSSTARRRSHDVVVSEGLEVPKYSMDPYADFRRSMQEMVEARELESVRSDSEFLRELLSCYLRLNPKNTHKFIVRAFADLLLCLLTSSSSAPPSAPKARRKGVMFR from the coding sequence atgtcCAACCGTTTCCTAAAACATTTCCATTTCTCCAAACTCAAATTCTCACCGCCGGCCGCCGTCGCCCACTCCCCATCCTCCGACTGCTACTTCACCTCCAACCCCATTTCCCTCACCCCTTCCTCCCTCGCCGACGACGGCTTCTTCTCCACCTCCTCCGATGCCGACGACTCAATCTCCGACGACCTTGCCACCCTCCTCGCCTCCCGccgcttcttcttctcctcccccGGCCGCTCCAACTCCATTTGTGACTCCTCCACCGCCCGTCGCCGATCCCACGACGTCGTTGTTTCTGAAGGTCTAGAGGTCCCCAAATATTCAATGGACCCTTACGCCGACTTCCGGCGGTCAATGCAGGAGATGGTGGAAGCTCGAGAATTGGAGAGTGTGAGGAGCGACTCTGAGTTTTTGCGAGAGCTTTTGTCGTGCTATCTCCGGTTGAATCCGAAAAACACCCATAAGTTCATTGTTAGAGCTTTTGCTGATCTTTTGCTTTGCTTGTTAacatcctcctcctccgctcCCCCGTCGGCTCCTAAAGCACGACGGAAAGGTGTTATGTTTCGCTAA
- the LOC111806859 gene encoding FRIGIDA-like protein 4a, with protein sequence MGSIPDPGELSEMTHPSFDEFQRQASLMASCTLLWKELSDHFTNLEQDLLKKSDALRHKIQTLDHQTKESLDELEKREVSIQGSVQIALGKVEKSMEAALKALEKDGDENGEVDDGDGLLLKLKSFCLEMDSSGFWRFITGKKKELEALREKIQLALAECIDPPRFVLEAISEVFPLDKRVEKSDGGNDLGWACVLVLESLIPVVVDPVIGKSRILVTPSMKERAKEIAETWKASLEERGGIENVRTPDVHTFLQHLVTFGIVKREDVDLYRKLVVGSAWRKQMPKLAVSLGLGDIMPDMIEELISRGQQLDAVHFTYEVGLADKFPPVPLLKAYLKDAKKAAAAISEDPNNAGRAMHLAARKEQSALRAVIKCIEEYKLQAEFPPENLKKRLEQLEKVKVEKRKPAAVPANKRTRANNGGPMPPAKAGRLTNAYVSSYPAAPAFVRSPSPSQYPAGVPPYHSPPSMYASRSPPANPYTYSPEAAPHAGSFPSPPMSYPVYGGYGNAMAPAYQPAYYR encoded by the exons ATGGGGTCGATTCCCGATCCCGGTGAGTTGAGCGAGATGACTCACCCGAGCTTCGATGAGTTCCAAAGGCAGGCGTCTCTGATGGCGAGCTGTACTCTGCTCTGGAAGGAGCTGTCCGATCACTTCACTAATCTGGAGCAAGATCTTCTTAAGAAATCGGACGCACTGAGGCATAAAATTCAAACCCTAGACCATCAGACTAAGGAGTCTCTTGACGAGCTGGAGAAGCGCGAGGTTAGTATCCAGGGTAGTGTTCAGATCGCGCTTGGTAAGGTCGAGAAAAGTATGGAAGCGGCGCTTAAAGCTCTTGAGAAAGACGGCGATGAGAATGGTGAAGTCGATGATGGTGATGGATTGCTGTTGAAGCTGAAATCATTCTGTTTGGAAATGGATTCTAGTGGATTTTGGAGGTTCATCACTGGTAAGAAGAAGGAATTGGAGGCTCTGAGGGAGAAAATTCAATTGGCTTTAGCTGAATGCATCGATCCGCCGAGATTCGTGCTGGAGGCCATCTCGGAGGTGTTTCCACTGGATAAGAGAGTGGAAAAAAGTGATGGTGGTAATGATTTGGGCTGGGCTTGTGTTTTAGTGCTTGAATCGCTGATTCCAGTTGTTGTAGACCCAGTGATCGGGAAGTCAAGGATTTTGGTTACTCCTAGCATGAAAGAGCGCGCCAAGGAAATCGCTGAAACTTGGAAGGCGAGCTTGGAAGAGCGCGGTGGTATCGAGAATGTTAGGACACCGGACGTGCACACCTTTTTGCAGCACTTGGTTACTTTTGGGATTGTAAAGAGGGAAGATGTCGACTTATATCGGAAGCTTGTGGTTGGATCGGCCTGGCGGAAGCAGATGCCCAAATTGGCAGTATCACTTGGCCTTGGAGATATAATGCCTG ATATGATTGAAGAGTTAATCAGCCGGGGACAGCAGCTTGATGCCGTGCATTTTACATATGAAGTTGGTCTTGCGGATAAGTTCCCCCCCGTTCCACTGCTGAAAGCTTATCTGAAGGATGCAAAGAAAGCTGCAGCTGCTATTTCTGAGGATCCAAATAATGCTGGCAGAGCAATG CACCTTGCTGCACGAAAAGAGCAGTCCGCACTCCGAGCTGTTATCAAGTGCATTGAAGAATACAAGCTTCAGGCGGAGTTCCCTCCAGAAAACCTTAAGAAACGTCTTGAACAGCTAGAAAAGGTGAAGGTAGAGAAGAGGAAGCCTGCTGCAGTGCCTGCCAACAAGAGAACGCGGGCAAACAATGGTGGTCCTATGCCTCCTGCCAAGGCTGGTCGTTTGACAAATGCATATGTATCTTCATACCCAGCAGCCCCTGCATTTGTCAGGTCTCCCTCGCCCTCTCAGTACCCGGCCGGTGTCCCGCCCTACCATTCCCCACCCTCAATGTATGCCAGCAGAAGCCCACCTGCAAATCCTTATACTTACTCACCAGAAGCTGCTCCACATGCTGGATCGTTTCCCTCACCTCCAATGTCCTATCCTGTATATGGTGGTTACGGCAATGCAATGGCCCCAGCATATCAACCAGCTTACTATCGATAA
- the LOC111807566 gene encoding uncharacterized protein LOC111807566 yields MAGGSNTTRSSQKPSSASAAPSNRKSRWESSTNNPPSDPKSDSKSSKPYNPSSKSTISPNSTHPKHSADKTVNPTPASAPLPSPGVPLPFPDPSALGPPPPPSYGFHMLERRTIVLADGSVRSYFALPLDYKDFTPPARSMDLAGRFLPMGSGGPGHEYGGFDHRFPPGGPMSPDEFRGVREEQFARARPHDHWNSRGPNERGGPAESSLKRKFNDDNEKDRKDEKDELSRRQQQFLHNGNANGFLTGFGERRGDFLAGTSDPYGRTEDMRFSKYMRDGGSYVNEGLRLGSGNNVAPKYFEVDQNALRKAFLHFVKTIYENANQKKNYLEDGKLGRLQCLACARSSRDFPDMHGLILHTYNSDSADSQVDHLGLHKALCVLMGWNYSKPPDNSRGYRFLSAGEATANQEDLIMWPPLVIIHNTITGKSKDGRMEGLGNKAMDSKIRDLGFGGGKSKSLYGRDGHLGTTLIKFSGDPAGLNEAKRLAEFFEKDNHGRTGWARVRPAAFSRDDDKNPNLVKVDEKSGERNRIFYGYLATAADMEKVDFDTRKKVTIESCRDFKLSR; encoded by the exons ATGGCCGGAGGTAGCAATACCACCAGGTCGTCTCAGAAGCCTTCTTCTGCTTCCGCCGCTCCTTCTAACCGGAAATCCCGCTGGGAGTCCTCcaccaacaatcctccctccGATCCCAAATCCGACTCTAAATCTTCCAAACCCTATAATCCTTCCTCGAAATCTACAATCAGTCCCAATTCCACTCATCCCAAGCATTCTGCCGACAAGACTGTTAATCCAACTCCGGCCTCGGCTCCACTTCCTTCTCCTGGCGTTCCACTTCCCTTTCCCGACCCCTCGGCTCTTGGCCCACCACCTCCACCGTCTTATGGATTCCACATGCTTGAACGCCGCACGATTGTTCTTGCGGATGGCAGTGTACGGTCGTACTTTGCTCTGCCTCTCGACTACAAAGATTTTACTCCGCCTGCAAGGTCCATGGATCTTGCTGGTCGGTTTTTACCTATGGGGTCTGGTGGTCCTGGTCACGAATATGGTGGATTTGACCATCGGTTTCCCCCAGGTGGCCCTATGAGCCCAGATGAGTTTAGGGGTGTTCGGGAAGAACAATTTGCGCGTGCTAGGCCTCATGATCACTGGAATTCTCGAGGGCCTAACGAGCGTGGTGGCCCTGCAGAATCGTCattgaaaaggaaattcaACGACGATAATGAGAAGGACAGGAAAGATGAGAAAGATGAATTATCCAGGCGACAGCAGCAATTTTTACATAATGGGAATGCAAATGGGTTCCTTACGGGTTTCGGCGAACGACGGGGTGATTTTTTGGCGGGAACGAGTGATCCGTATGGTCGAACAGAGGATATGAGGTTCTCGAAGTACATGCGAGATGGCGGGAGTTATGTAAATGAAGGTTTGAGGCTAGGTAGCGGTAACAACGTTGCTCCTAAATATTTCGAAGTTGATCAGAATGCATTGAGAAAGgcatttcttcattttgtgAAAACTATCTACGAAAACGCTAATCAGAAGAAGAATTATTTGGAGGATGGGAAGCTCGGGCGTCTTCAATGTCTTGCTTGTGCAAG GTCCTCTAGAGATTTTCCAGATATGCATGGCCTTATTCTGCACACATACAACTCTGATAGTGCTGACTCGCAAGTGGATCATTTGGGTTTACACAAAGCTCTTTGTGTATTAATGGGGTGGAACTACTCAAAGCCTCCTGATAATTCAAGAGGGTACCGTTTTCTATCTGCTGGCGAAGCAACAGCCAACCAGGAGGATTTGATTATGTGGCCTCCTCTAGTTATCATCCACAATACGATTACTGGAAAGAGTAAAGATGGGCGCATGGAGGGTTTGGGAAACAAGGCAATGGATAGTAAAATTAGAG acCTTGGTTTTGGGGGTGGGAAGTCCAAGTCTTTATATGGAAGGGATGGTCATTTGGGCACAACTTTGATCAAGTTTTCAGGTGACCCGGCTGGCCTCAATGAAGCCAAGAGACTGGCTGAATTCTTTGAGAAGGACAATCATGGACGTACAGGTTGGGCTCGTGTACGACCTGCAGCATTTAGCAGGGATGATGATAAAAATCCAAACCTTGTTAAGGTGGATGAAAAGTCTGGAGAGAGGAATAGGATTTTTTATGGCTATCTTGCAACTGCAGCTGATATGGAAAAAGTTGATTTTGATACAAGGAAAAAGGTTACCATAGAGAGCTGTAGGGATTTCAAACTGTCCAGGTAG
- the LOC111807568 gene encoding photosystem II D1 precursor processing protein PSB27-H2, chloroplastic, with amino-acid sequence MTAFIQAKICPATISTLDRISSENGHKLRSRSQVVLPSQELCRRNLLCNGMSLVAFLTFNNALTPLLARAEEMPNDNEEEENGVIGTIKSIFDPNERTKSGKVLPKAYLKSAREVVKTLRESLQEDSKDGAKFRRTADAAKESIRDYLGNWLGQQAVVQEESYAVLEKAIRSLAGFYAKAGPSAPLPEDVKSDILNDLDKAEEFL; translated from the exons ATGACTGCATTTATTCAAGCGAAGATCTGCCCTGCAACTATTTCAACATTGGATAGAATCTCAAGTGAAAATGGGC ATAAACTGCGATCCAGGTCTCAAGTTGTGCTACCATCTCAAGAACTTTGTAGGCGTAATTTATTGTGTAATGGCATGTCATTGGTTGCCTTTCTCACATTCAACAATGCATTGACACCATTGTTGGCTCGGGCCGAAGAAATGCCAAATGACAATGAGGAAGAGGAAAATGGAGTCATCGGGACGATCAAATCAATATTCGATCCAAATGAGAGAACCAAATCTGGGAAGGTATTGCCCAAGGCTTACCTGAAGTCAGCAAGGGAGGTGGTGAAGACGCTGCGTGAGTCATTACAGGAAGACTCCAAGGATGGTGCTAAATTTAGACGAACTGCAGATGCTGCAAAAGAATCCATTAGAGACTATTTAGGCAATTGGTTGGGGCAACAAGCAGTTGTTCAAGAG GAATCTTACGCTGTGCTAGAGAAAGCAATAAGGTCATTGGCAGGTTTTTATGCGAAGGCTGGGCCATCTGCACCATTGCCGGAAGATGTTAAATCTGATATACTGAATGATTTGGATAAGGCTGAAGAATTCTTGTAA
- the LOC111807567 gene encoding imidazoleglycerol-phosphate dehydratase-like, with amino-acid sequence MELSSSPRLLSSPTSLMLLKPKVGFRVPQISSSPFHFHPSVSSLKLIGRMEFNRTVCCASSSEGNGSPVAPSSGPRVGEVKRVTKETNVSVKINLDGSGIADSNTGIPFLDHMLDQLSSHGVFDVHVRATGDIHIDDHHTNEDVALAIGSALLNALGDRKGIYRFGDFSAPLDEALVHVSLDLSGRPHLSYDLQIPTERVGTYDTQLVEHFFQSLVNTSGMTLHIRQLAGKNSHHIIEATFKAFARALRQATEYDPRRLGTVPSSKGVLSRT; translated from the exons ATGGAGCTTTCTTCATCTCCCCGCCTCCTAAGCTCTCCCACTTCGCTGATGCTACTGAAACCCAAGGTTGGGTTTAGGGTTCCTCAgatttcttcctctcccttCCATTTTCACCCTTCTGTTTCATCTCTTAAACTCATCGGTAGAATGGAATTTAATAGGACAGTATGTTGTGCTTCTTCATCTGAAGGAAACGGCTCTCCGGTGGCCCCTTCTTCAG GGCCTCGCGTGGGCGAAGTGAAAAGGGTCACCAAGGAAACAAATGTATCTGTCAAGATAAACCTGGATGGTTCTGGGATTGCGGATAGTAATACCGGGATTCCATTTCTTGATCATATGTTAGAT CAACTTTCTTCACATGGGGTTTTCGATGTGCACGTAAGGGCCACGGGAGACATCCACATTGATGATCACCACACTAATGAAGATGTTGCCCTTGCAATTGGATCG GCTTTGCTGAATGCACTTGGTGATCGGAAAGGAATTTATCGGTTTGGAGACTTCTCAGCTCCTCTTGATGAAGCACTTGTCCATGTCTCACTA GATTTATCTGGCCGGCCACATTTGAGTTATGATCTACAGATACCTACTGAGAGAGTTGGAACATATGACACCCAG TTGGTGGAGCATTTCTTCCAGTCTCTGGTGAATACTTCTGGTATGACTCTTCACATTCGACAG CTTGCTGGAAAGAATTCTCATCATATTATTGAAGCTACGTTCAAAGCATTTGCGAGGGCTCTTAGACAAGCAACCGAGTATGACCCACGCCGTCTTGGCACCGTGCCCAG TTCAAAAGGTGTTCTATCACGTACCTGA
- the LOC111807565 gene encoding increased DNA methylation 1: MDESGSIRKKDRLQYVKRNDDDLINRMDVDGLRRNVETLEVFDFNEYDETDGETRRRKSFNDSGGQFLGSMKLPRSGIDREFGTASSRHALVDKRKNLYAEQTDCFDRDRPPRKISFESDNDGPHLPTSLLRDKFRGHSEEAIRVQGKNGVLKVLVNKKKNVSGSSEMYDHCKLEESRKSRRTEDTLKTKVTVTPSVYPETKLNVKQDPFSKPEKDRTDFQTPSSTKNIKGCSWDSGDSSVSLKPRKKVVEAHKSTKRASCEVEKLPCEETPPSTAKEGKIKRGSGTEKQKLRERIRGMLLSAGWKIDYRPRRNRDYLDAVYVNPSGTAYWSIIKAYDALQKQLNEEGAEAKPSADGSFTPISDDILSQLTRKTRKKIENKWKNKQRDDSDSENAREASALRSAGTKNDMDSMDSDSNEEKLSTFVKQGGKSCKIKLNENGCPSVNSKGQSSGKYSRDTTVKSSSGSNSRILHGRRGRKLGLLVRGSNRGLDSENDGFVPYTGKRTLLSWLIDSGTVQLSQKVRYMNRRQTRVMLEGWITRDGIHCGCCSKILTVSKFEIHAGSKLRQPFQNIFLESGVSLLQCQRDAWNRQEESKRLSFHTVEVDGDDPNDDTCGICGDGGDLICCDGCPSTFHQSCLDIQIPPGDWHCPNCTCKYCGVANVDISQGENTIVPEISTCVLCEKKFHESCSAEMDTPVQSNGSVTSFCGKNCRELFENLQKYLGVKHELDAGFSWSLVRRTNEDLDVSVRGLSQRIECNSKLAVALTVMDECFLPIVDRRSGINLIHNVLYNCGSNFYRLNYSGFYTAILERGDEIISAATIRFHCTKLAEMPFIGTRHIYRRQGMCRRLFCAIESALRTLKVEKLIIPAIAELMHTWNVIFGFSSLEPSLKQEMRLMNMLVFPGTDMLQKLLIQESIVEENPSTGSGFCLEGAKRTDCRSTEFSSPKIDTETSSGHEPRSCDDTEQHHFKAKTNEVAVTNPNPESVSVSLNDTSTANSPLDAFCEAKMPCSPMQTVTLDSDSDDKPGIRHGLEDRSQSTSQCMAADTSLNNFLEPKVKVSNEGIICSNAHAGHKLADSVYVRKSFSPTTGNGTFELENVPSIMDSPEDDAHANSLKPTRPFETTSDCKNAIAYVKEAISDGICGSENSPQSCGAKARGGLQEERAESGSV, encoded by the exons ATGTTAAGCGGAATGATGATGATTTAATCAACCGGATGGATGTGGATGGTTTACGAAGAAATGTGGAGACCTTAGAGGTTTTTGATTTCAATGAGTACGATGAAACTGACGGCGAGACTCGGCGGAGGAAGAGTTTTAATGACAGTGGAGGACAGTTTCTTGGTTCCATGAAACTGCCTCGAAGTGGCATCGACAGGGAATTTGGAACCGCTTCTAGCAGGCATGCTTTGGTGGACAAGAGAAAGAACTTGTATGCAGAGCAAACCGATTGCTTTGATCGAGATAGGCCTCCCCGAAAGATTAGCTTTGAGTCGGATAATGACGGACCTCATCTCCCAACATCCTTGTTGAGAGATAAGTTTAGGGGTCACTCTGAAGAAGCAATCAGGGTTCAGGGGAAAAATGGAGTTTTAAAGGTCCTGgtaaacaagaagaaaaatgtgaGTGGATCATCCGAGATGTATGATCATTGCAAATTAGAAGAAAGTAGAAAGAGTCGAAGGACTGAAGATACTCTGAAGACGAAAGTGACGGTTACACCTTCAGTGTACCCAGAAACTAAGCTGAATGTGAAACAGGATCCCTTTTCTAAGCCAGAGAAAGACCGGACAGATTTTCAAACACCGTCATcaacaaaaaacataaaggGTTGCAGTTGGGATTCAGGTGACAGTAGTGTGTCATTGAAGCCGAGAAAAAAGGTTGTTGAAGCTCATAAATCTACCAAGAGGGCAAGTTGTGAAGTTGAAAAACTTCCATGTGAAGAGACTCCCCCAAGTACAGcaaaggaaggaaaaataaaacgaGGCAGTGGAACAGAGAAACAAAAGCTACGTGAAAGGATCAGGGGAATGCTCCTTAGTGCGGGCTGGAAAATCGATTACAGACCCAGAAGGAATAGAGATTATTTAGATGCGGTCTATGTTAATCCCAGTGGCACGGCTTATTGGTCAATTATTAAGGCTTATGATGCCCTTCAAAAGCAATTGAATGAAGAAGGTGCAGAGGCTAAGCCTAGTGCTGATGGTTCATTTACGCCAATATCAGATGATATTCTCAGTCAATTAACTaggaaaactcgaaagaaaattgagaacaaatggaaaaataagCAGAGAGATGATAGTGACAGTGAAAATGCCAGAGAAGCAAGTGCACTGAGGTCTGCTGGTACAAAAAATGACATGGACAGCATGGACAGTGATAGCAATGAAGAAAAGTTGAGCACTTTCGTAAAGCAGGGTGGAAAAtcttgtaaaattaaattgaacgAGAATGGGTGTCCCAGTGTCAACTCCAAAGGTCAAAGCTCCGGTAAGTATTCACGTGATACCACTGTAAAATCTTCTTCTGGATCCAATTCACGTATTTTACATGGAAGAAGAGGTAGAAAGCTTGGATTGTTAGTTCGTGGCTCTAATAGGGGATTAGATTCAGAGAATGATGGATTTGTTCCATATACTGGTAAGAGGACTCTGCTTTCCTGGCTTATCGATTCTGGAACTGTGCAGTTGAGCCAAAAGGTCCGGTACATGAACCGCAGACAGACCCGAGTGATGCTGGAGGGGTGGATTACTAGAGACGGTATTCATTGCGGTTGCTGTAGCAAAATCCTCACTGTCTCAAAGTTTGAGATACATGCTGGAAGCAAATTACGTCAACCTTTTCAAAACATCTTTTTGGAGTCTGGGGTTTCGCTTTTGCAGTGCCAGAGAGATGCATGGAATAGACAGGAGGAGTCTAAACGTCTCAGTTTCCACACAGTTGAAGTTGATGGTGATGATCCGAATGACGATACATGTGGCATCTGTGGAGATGGTGGAGACTTGATCTGTTGTGATGGATGTCCATCAACTTTTCATCAGAGTTGTTTAGATATTCAG ATTCCTCCGGGAGATTGGCACTGCCCAAATTGTACTTGCAAGTATTGTGGAGTTGCCAATGTTGATATTTCTCAGGGAGAAAATACCATTGTTCCTGAAATATCTACTTGTGTGTTATGCGAGAAAAAGT TTCATGAATCCTGCAGTGCGGAAATGGATACTCCTGTTCAGTCCAATGGTTCAGTCACCTCTTTTTGTGGCAAGAATTGCAGAGAG CTTTTTGAGAATTTGCAGAAGTATCTGGGGGTGAAACATGAATTAGATGCAGGATTCTCATGGTCTCTTGTCCGTAGAACAAATGAAGATCTGGATGTATCTGTTCGTGGGCTTTCTCAAAGGATTGAATGCAACTCTAAACTGGCTGTTGCATTAACAGTTATGGATGAATGCTTTTTGCCAATTGTTGACAGGAGGAGTGGGATAAATCTAATTCATAATGTTCTTTACAACTGCgg ATCAAACTTTTATAGGCTTAATTATAGTGGCTTCTACACTGCCATTTTGGAAAGGGGTGATGAAATCATCTCTGCAGCGACAATCAG GTTTCATTGCACCAAGTTAGCTGAGATGCCATTCATCGGAACCCGCCATATATATAGACGTCAAGGAATGTGCCGTCGGCTTTTTTGCGCGATCGAATCT GCTCTCCGCACGCTTAAGGTTGAGAAACTGATTATACCAGCAATCGCTGAGCTCATGCATACATGGAATGTGATTTTTGGCTTTAGTTCTTTGGAGCCATCACTCAAACAAGAAATGAGATTGATGAACATGTTGGTGTTCCCTGGAACAGATATGTTACAGAAGTTGTTAATCCAAGAGTCAATTGTTGAGGAGAATCCTTCTACTGGCTCAGGTTTTTGCTTAGAAGGTGCAAAGCGAACGGATTGTAGAAGTACAGAGTTTAGTAGTCCTAAGATCGATACAGAGACCTCGTCTGGCCACGAACCTCGAAGTTGTGATGACACTGAACAGCATCACTTTAAGGCGAAAACAAATGAAGTTGCTGTCACTAATCCGAATCCTGAATCCGTGTCTGTTTCTCTAAATGATACTTCTACTGCTAATAGTCCTCTGGATGCATTTTGTGAAGCTAAAATGCCGTGTTCTCCTATGCAAACCGTAACTTTGGATTCTGATTCCGATGATAAGCCTGGAATTCGGCATGGTTTAGAGGATCGTTCGCAGTCGACTTCCCAATGTATGGCAGCTGATACGTCTTTGAACAATTTTCTTGAACCTAAGGTCAAGGTTTCAAATGAAGGAATAATTTGTTCCAACGCTCATGCTGGGCACAAGTTGGCTGACTCCGTTTACGTGAGGAAATCTTTTTCTCCTACTACAGGCAATGGCACGTTTGAGCTCGAAAACGTGCCATCCATAATGGATTCTCCTGAAGATGATGCACATGCTAATTCTCTTAAACCTACTCGACCCTTCGAAACTACATCGGATTGCAAAAATGCAATAGCTTATGTGAAAGAAGCTATTTCTGATGGAATTTGTGGCAGTGAAAATTCTCCACAGTCGTGTGGGGCAAAAGCCAGAGGTGGTCTTCAGGAAGAGAGAGCTGAATCTGGTTCAGTTTGA